A region of Lycium barbarum isolate Lr01 chromosome 1, ASM1917538v2, whole genome shotgun sequence DNA encodes the following proteins:
- the LOC132606040 gene encoding uncharacterized protein LOC132606040, which yields MACWSAESATKAYLRAIKMGKNAKEPNVSEFISALAAGNNAQLMVIACAGAADSTTLALVAAAQQTGGRVICILREFDKLNTSIEFLSHNARHVEFVIGDAKTLLVNDYRRADCIVIDCNLNNCEGILKTARRTGENNAIVLGYNALRMGSWRCESFNAHLLPIGEGLLVTRMTQKGSDFGVSGKKSRWIVKVDKCTGEEHVFRVRSSHGKPLEA from the exons ATGGCCTGTTGGTCAGCTGAAAGTGCAACCAAAGCCTATCTCAGAGCAATAAAAATG GGAAAGAATGCTAAAGAACCAAATGTATCAGAATTCATCTCAGCACTTGCTGCAGGAAACAATGCACAACTGATGGTCATCGCATGTGCTGGTGCAGCCGACTCGACCACGCTAGCTCTTGTGGCTGCAGCCCAACAAACAGGAGGCAGAGTGATTTGCATCCTTCGCGAATTTGACAAACTAAACACATCAATAGAATTTCTAAGCCATAACGCGAGGCATGTTGAGTTTGTTATCGGAGATGCTAAGACGCTACTAGTAAATGACTACAGAAGAGCGGATTGCATAGTAATCGACTGCAACCTCAACAACTGTGAAGGCATTCTTAAAACAGCACGAAGAACCGGGGAAAATAATGCTATTGTTTTGGGGTACAATGCATTGCGAATGGGGTCATGGAGATGTGAAAGCTTTAATGCTCATTTGTTACCCATAGGAGAAGGGTTATTGGTCACTAGAATGACACAAAAAGGCAGTGATTTTGGCGTTTCAGGGAAAAAGAGTCGATGGATTGTTAAAGTAGATAAATGCACAGGGGAAGAACATGTATTCAGGGTCAGATCTTCACATGGAAAACCTCTTGAAGCATAG